From the genome of Luteibacter rhizovicinus DSM 16549:
GAACCTGGTCGATTCGCCGATCTACGCGGGCCAGTACTTCAAGCGTGTTCCGCTCAACCCGGGTGACAAGGCACCGGTGTTCCTCGATGTAGTCGCGGATGAGCCGAAGTTCCTCGAGATCACGCCCGAGCAACTGACGGCGCATCGCAACCTGGTGACCCAGGCGACGAAGCTGTTCGGCTCGCATCATTACGACCACTACGACTTCCTGTTCTCGCTGTCCGACCAGCTGGCGGGCAACGGCACCGAGCATCACCAGTCGAGCGAAGACGGCCTGGGCGCCGACTACTTCACCGCCTGGAAAGAAAACGCATCGGAGCGCGACCTGCTTGCCCACGAGTACACGCATTCGTGGAACGGCAAGTTCCGTCGCCCGGCGGACCTGTGGACGCCGAACTTCAACGTCACGATGGGTGACTCGCTGCTGTGGGTGTACGAAGGCCAGACGCAGTACTGGGGCTTCGTTCTGACCGCGCGCGCCGGCATGTGGACGCCGCAGGAGTTCCGCGACGGCCTGGCCATGGTCGCAGCGAACTACGAGCGCAACCGCGAAGGTTTCCAGTGGCGCACGCTCGAGGACACCACCAACGACCCGACCGTCGCCCGCCGTTCGCCGCTGCCGTACCGCAGCTGGCAGATGAGCGAGGATTACTATAGCGGCGGCCAGATGATGTGGCTGGACGTGGATGCGAAGCTGCGCAGCCTGACCAAGGACAAGCACTCGCTCGACGATTTCGCACAGGCGTTCTTCGGTGTCGAGAACGGCAGCTACGTACCGAAGACCTATACGTTCGACGACGTGGTCGCCGCCTTGAACGGCGTCGCGCCGTTTGATTGGGCCAGCTTCATCAAGGCACGCGCTACCTCGCTCAACCCGCCGTTGCAGGACGGCCTCGCGGCTTCTGGTTGGAAGCTGGTCTACGACGATAAGGAAAGTGAGTTCGAGACGCAGTCCGACAGCCGTCCGGAATCGTCGCGCCACATGCTCAACTTCACTTGGTCGATCGGCCTGACGCTGACGAGCAGCGGCAAGGTCAATGACGTGCGCTGGGATGGCCCTGCGTTCAAGGCAGGCGTCAGCACGGGTGCCACGGTGATTGCGGTGAACGGCACCGTGTATTCGAAGGATGCGATGACGAGTGCGATCACGGCCGCCAAAGACAGCAAGACGCCGATCGACCTGACGGTGAAGTACCAGGGTCGCATCCGTACGATTCCGGTGGATTACCACGGTGGGCTGCAGTATCCGCATTTGGTGCGGATTGCGGGGACGCCGGATTACTTGAGCGAGATTATTGCGCCGCGGAAGTAACCCCTGCCGTTGCGATTATCGATGGACGCCGTCGCATCTCACGATGCGGCGGCGTTCTCATGTGCGCGATGGAAAATCAGTGAGCCAGCGTCCGCACGACGCTGCACGTAGCAACCGTCTCCTGCGCACACGAAGCAAGCATCCCCCGCAAATCAGCCGCCATCTCCGCCAGCGCCTTCTGCTTCGCTTCGATCTGCTCGAGGTGTGCCTGGACGATCACGTCGACCGCCGCGCAGGACGTGTCCTGTTGGGTGCTTAGCCCGAGCAGACTCCGCGTCTCCTCCAGGCTGAAGCCGAGATGCCGGCATCGCATGATGAAGTCCAGGCGCGCCACATCGTCGGGCCCGTACTGGCGATAGGTGCCGAGCCGAGGCGGTTCGGGGAGTAGGGCGATCCGCTCGTAGTAGCGAATCGTCTCCAGGTTGCACCCGGTGGCGGTGGCCAGTTCGCTGATGCGCATCGGTTGACTCCGTAGTTACTACGGACCTCATTCTAGTCGCATGACCTGTTGCCAACACGATAGCTGCGACGCCCGCCCCCTGGCCGATACCGGGGCGCATCGCCGCGTTCTTTGGCTGGTGCTGGCGATCAACCTGGTGATCTTCGGCGGGGAGTTCGGCGTCGGCTGGGTCGCCAGCTCCAGCGCCGTGCAGGGCGACTCGCTGGATAGCCTGGGTGATGCCCTGGTCTACGGGATCAGCCTGCTGGTGGTGGGGCGTTCCTTGCGTGCCCGGGCGATGTCCGCATTGACGAAGGGAGCCCTGCAGGTCGCTTTCGCGGT
Proteins encoded in this window:
- a CDS encoding M61 family metallopeptidase: MSFAGLPAASRRKFSRLSLALALALAAGTASADVPSDQVPPPQDTPYVGTVALHVDANDTAQGIFRVRESIPVKAGALTLLYPQWIPGDHSPTGPIAMLAGLKISANGKPVQWKRDEYNVYAFHLDVPAGVSAIDVEFQYLSERADDADFEITDRMLYMEWSKVALYPAGYYTRGITFAPSVTLPKGWQLGTALETGSKSGDTTTFKSVSFENLVDSPIYAGQYFKRVPLNPGDKAPVFLDVVADEPKFLEITPEQLTAHRNLVTQATKLFGSHHYDHYDFLFSLSDQLAGNGTEHHQSSEDGLGADYFTAWKENASERDLLAHEYTHSWNGKFRRPADLWTPNFNVTMGDSLLWVYEGQTQYWGFVLTARAGMWTPQEFRDGLAMVAANYERNREGFQWRTLEDTTNDPTVARRSPLPYRSWQMSEDYYSGGQMMWLDVDAKLRSLTKDKHSLDDFAQAFFGVENGSYVPKTYTFDDVVAALNGVAPFDWASFIKARATSLNPPLQDGLAASGWKLVYDDKESEFETQSDSRPESSRHMLNFTWSIGLTLTSSGKVNDVRWDGPAFKAGVSTGATVIAVNGTVYSKDAMTSAITAAKDSKTPIDLTVKYQGRIRTIPVDYHGGLQYPHLVRIAGTPDYLSEIIAPRK
- a CDS encoding MerR family transcriptional regulator — its product is MRISELATATGCNLETIRYYERIALLPEPPRLGTYRQYGPDDVARLDFIMRCRHLGFSLEETRSLLGLSTQQDTSCAAVDVIVQAHLEQIEAKQKALAEMAADLRGMLASCAQETVATCSVVRTLAH